Proteins encoded by one window of Streptococcus sanguinis:
- the esaA gene encoding type VII secretion protein EsaA has product MGNKKLFKYIGNVVLVIALLAAVVTLNVAVQKNTSTARDSKIRTDQKTKLNVAVVNEDRAVKVDKKEYNLGASYVKNLERDDSQNWYIVTRGAADTGLENGKYQLVVTIPSDFSEKVLDVNAISADRTIVTYKVNAAGNQQIENEANNLAKDIIADLNSQLVDMYMASILSNLYTAQQNVQASSEVQITNIGNYRTNLLESAIGSKNIFPTLVSMSASSVEANNSLKTTLETYAKAFDDLDNSQATYGKNFDSLLKQRVSDQASYEDFMKQLIAMDEQVVHKNTQELYTNLEKTLGELTKQLGASESTDKSYAQLTGDMNAQIAALTSSLKDERDKLDEHTTKENIEGFVKEKLASYYGVAENTSITLGTMLGKNDSAVLKNYEEYLKAQAIEAIKRVPSSYPSEMKFDLSISTHGFDSLEADKLTTERGSGAVELANLAAVAEQAANSASGQVNAQPGSKATVSVQPPAGVTVQTITYNNEQVTNGQEITLAENAKFTVQFSVDNTAAASSVDSSIDISLNGITVTSAPVNVQAAQKAAADYGAKVQELSDAYEKAKNAMDSYAAFVQLKNEDMSTALSNLMFDAVQSNFNDYQASLNKPEKQNQNQDKDQDKDNQTKPKESIKERLDKALNKLNELGPDLAANLKQIEDSNEALTKNIREQMDLYDQLTKKLEDMRTSRVSSTDALKKTDTDLSSLNSEFSSLLSSTSGVKSSSQTNVQAADSVNQIFSSFNRELENAQGTTEKLSANAESLMGQFNKELEDNGNFVESFVKVLNNAYENGVPNEVLLDFLSNPVAQSSSSVKATVNVYRPFTWILLLEIVSLFTAYLFATQNIVRKVKDRFKLNKLQDTDITTVGILGFLSLTIGLVIGIVSSMQLHIGKEYVPSWVLLIVVASFVLIQGQYLFLKHLRVVGMGLAFFMIISFVYLSSAIGTTASLTGFPAFIKSLNALSVLEGMLSGYFDGKTAGFFAIFGLIVLLALLVAANIFVKTRTLKTEEV; this is encoded by the coding sequence ATGGGAAATAAAAAATTATTTAAATATATAGGAAATGTTGTTTTAGTCATCGCCTTGCTGGCAGCAGTGGTGACGCTGAATGTAGCAGTGCAGAAGAATACAAGCACTGCTAGGGACAGCAAGATTCGCACTGACCAAAAGACTAAACTAAATGTTGCGGTTGTCAATGAGGATCGGGCTGTCAAGGTTGACAAGAAAGAGTACAATCTTGGTGCTAGCTATGTCAAGAATCTGGAACGAGATGACTCTCAAAACTGGTATATTGTGACGCGTGGAGCTGCGGATACTGGTCTTGAAAATGGCAAATATCAACTGGTCGTAACGATTCCAAGTGACTTTTCAGAGAAGGTGTTAGATGTTAATGCTATCAGCGCAGATCGGACAATCGTTACTTATAAGGTCAATGCTGCTGGAAATCAGCAGATTGAAAATGAAGCTAATAATCTGGCTAAGGATATTATCGCAGATCTGAATAGCCAGTTGGTTGATATGTATATGGCAAGCATCTTGAGCAATCTATATACAGCTCAGCAAAATGTGCAGGCTAGTTCAGAGGTGCAAATTACCAATATTGGCAATTATCGAACCAACTTGTTGGAGTCTGCTATTGGCTCTAAGAATATCTTCCCAACGTTGGTTAGTATGTCTGCCTCATCTGTCGAAGCCAATAACTCTCTGAAGACGACTCTGGAAACTTATGCTAAGGCTTTCGATGACTTGGATAATTCTCAGGCCACTTATGGAAAGAATTTTGATAGCCTTCTCAAACAGCGGGTCAGTGATCAGGCTAGTTACGAAGATTTCATGAAACAGCTGATTGCGATGGATGAGCAAGTTGTGCATAAGAATACTCAAGAACTTTATACTAACTTGGAAAAAACACTGGGAGAATTGACTAAGCAATTAGGAGCCTCTGAAAGTACAGATAAGTCTTATGCACAGCTGACTGGTGATATGAATGCTCAAATAGCAGCTTTAACCAGTAGCTTGAAAGATGAACGTGATAAATTGGATGAGCATACAACTAAAGAAAACATTGAAGGATTTGTTAAGGAAAAACTAGCATCCTACTATGGCGTTGCCGAAAACACATCAATTACTTTGGGAACAATGCTTGGGAAAAATGATTCAGCAGTCCTGAAAAATTATGAGGAGTATTTGAAAGCTCAAGCTATAGAAGCTATCAAAAGGGTGCCAAGCAGCTATCCAAGCGAGATGAAATTTGACCTTTCCATCTCTACTCATGGCTTTGATAGCCTTGAGGCTGATAAGTTAACAACAGAGAGGGGCAGTGGGGCAGTCGAGTTAGCAAATCTAGCAGCAGTTGCAGAGCAAGCGGCTAACTCTGCCAGCGGTCAAGTCAATGCTCAGCCTGGTAGCAAGGCTACAGTTTCTGTCCAACCACCAGCAGGTGTAACGGTTCAAACCATTACTTACAATAATGAACAAGTGACAAATGGTCAGGAAATTACTTTAGCTGAAAATGCTAAGTTTACTGTTCAATTCAGCGTAGATAATACTGCCGCAGCTAGTTCAGTTGATAGTTCCATTGACATTTCCCTGAATGGCATCACGGTTACGAGTGCACCCGTTAATGTACAGGCTGCGCAGAAAGCTGCAGCAGATTACGGTGCTAAGGTACAGGAGCTTTCTGATGCCTATGAAAAAGCTAAAAACGCAATGGATTCCTATGCTGCTTTTGTCCAACTCAAAAATGAAGATATGTCTACGGCTTTGTCTAATCTGATGTTTGATGCTGTTCAAAGTAACTTTAATGACTATCAAGCTAGTCTAAATAAACCTGAAAAGCAGAACCAAAATCAAGATAAAGATCAGGATAAAGATAATCAGACAAAACCTAAAGAAAGTATTAAAGAGAGATTGGATAAAGCTCTGAATAAGCTGAACGAATTGGGTCCAGACTTGGCAGCTAATCTTAAACAGATTGAGGATAGCAACGAGGCTCTGACAAAAAACATTAGGGAACAGATGGATTTGTATGATCAATTGACGAAGAAATTGGAAGACATGAGAACTTCTCGAGTCTCCTCTACGGATGCATTGAAAAAGACAGACACCGATTTGTCATCTCTGAATTCAGAATTCTCATCCTTGCTGTCTTCAACTTCTGGCGTTAAGTCTTCTTCACAGACCAATGTGCAGGCAGCTGATAGTGTCAACCAGATCTTCAGCAGCTTCAATCGTGAGCTGGAAAATGCGCAAGGAACGACAGAGAAACTATCTGCGAATGCTGAAAGCTTGATGGGGCAATTCAATAAGGAATTGGAGGATAATGGCAACTTTGTGGAGTCCTTTGTCAAGGTTCTTAATAATGCCTATGAAAACGGGGTTCCTAATGAAGTATTGTTGGACTTCCTATCTAATCCAGTTGCTCAGTCTTCTTCATCTGTCAAAGCGACTGTCAATGTTTACCGTCCATTTACTTGGATTCTCTTGTTGGAGATTGTCAGTCTCTTTACGGCCTATCTCTTTGCAACACAGAACATTGTACGCAAGGTTAAAGACCGCTTTAAACTTAATAAACTACAAGATACAGATATTACGACTGTGGGCATTCTAGGCTTCCTGTCTCTGACGATTGGTCTGGTCATTGGGATTGTCTCCAGTATGCAGCTTCACATCGGCAAGGAATATGTTCCATCTTGGGTCTTGTTGATTGTGGTTGCTAGCTTTGTCTTGATTCAGGGGCAGTATTTATTCCTCAAGCATCTGCGCGTGGTGGGCATGGGCTTAGCTTTCTTCATGATTATCAGCTTTGTCTACCTGTCTAGTGCCATTGGTACGACAGCTAGCTTGACTGGCTTCCCAGCCTTTATCAAGAGCTTGAATGCCTTGTCTGTGCTAGAAGGCATGCTGTCAGGTTACTTTGACGGCAAGACCGCTGGCTTCTTTGCCATCTTTGGTCTGATTGTCTTGCTGGCTCTGTTGGTTGCAGCTAATATCTTTGTCAAGACTAGAA
- a CDS encoding WXG100 family type VII secretion target, with translation MAQIKLTPEELRTSANRYTEGSENVTQVLTTLTNEQAIIADNWDGSAFDSFEAQFNELSPKIKEFAQLLQDINAQLIKVADIVEQTDQDIAAQIH, from the coding sequence ATGGCACAAATTAAATTAACTCCAGAAGAACTTCGTACATCTGCAAACAGATACACTGAAGGTTCTGAAAATGTAACTCAAGTTTTGACCACATTGACTAATGAACAAGCAATTATTGCTGATAACTGGGATGGTTCTGCATTTGATAGCTTTGAAGCACAATTCAATGAATTGTCTCCAAAAATCAAAGAATTTGCACAATTGCTCCAAGATATCAATGCTCAGTTGATTAAAGTTGCTGACATCGTTGAGCAAACTGACCAAGATATCGCTGCACAAATTCACTAA
- the hisS gene encoding histidine--tRNA ligase, with amino-acid sequence MKLQKPKGTQDILPQESAKWQYVEDFARKTFRKYNYGEIRTPIFEHYEVISRSVGDTTDIVTKEMYDFYDKGDRHITLRPEGTAPVVRSYVENKLFAPEVQKPVKVYYMGSMFRYERPQAGRLREFHQIGAECFGSSNPATDVEMIAMAAQFFKDIGITNVSLELNSLGNPESRAAYRQALIDYLTPLKASLSADSQRRLEENPLRVLDSKEPEDKAAVEGAPSILDYLDEESSTYFAAVRSMLETLQIPYVINTNMVRGLDYYNHTIFEFTTEVAGSQLTICAGGRYDGLVAYFGGPETPGVGFGMGLERLLLVLDKQGVELPIETALDVYVAVLGAGANGRALELVQALRAQGFAVERDYLDRKLKAQFKSADIFKAKTLITLGESEVESGQVTVKNNHNREEITVSLDQIQENYQLIFEKLGF; translated from the coding sequence ATGAAATTACAAAAACCTAAAGGAACTCAGGACATTCTTCCTCAAGAATCAGCCAAGTGGCAGTATGTAGAAGACTTTGCCCGCAAGACATTTAGAAAATACAATTACGGTGAAATCCGCACGCCAATTTTTGAGCACTATGAGGTCATCAGCCGCTCGGTCGGGGATACGACAGACATTGTGACCAAGGAAATGTATGACTTCTATGACAAGGGCGACCGCCATATCACGCTGCGTCCAGAGGGGACAGCACCCGTGGTGCGTTCTTATGTAGAGAATAAACTTTTTGCTCCTGAAGTGCAAAAGCCTGTCAAAGTCTATTATATGGGCTCTATGTTCCGCTATGAGCGGCCTCAGGCTGGCCGTCTGCGGGAGTTTCACCAGATTGGTGCAGAGTGCTTTGGATCTAGCAATCCTGCTACAGATGTAGAAATGATTGCCATGGCGGCTCAATTTTTCAAGGATATTGGCATTACCAATGTCAGCTTGGAGCTTAACTCGCTGGGGAATCCTGAGAGCAGAGCTGCTTACCGTCAGGCCTTGATTGATTATCTGACCCCACTGAAGGCTAGCCTATCAGCAGATAGCCAACGTCGCTTGGAGGAGAATCCGCTGCGCGTGCTGGATTCTAAAGAGCCCGAGGACAAGGCGGCTGTAGAAGGTGCTCCGTCTATTCTGGACTATCTGGATGAGGAGAGCAGTACCTATTTTGCGGCTGTTCGCTCCATGCTAGAGACCTTACAGATTCCTTATGTCATCAATACCAACATGGTCCGTGGCTTGGACTACTATAATCACACAATTTTCGAGTTTACGACAGAGGTGGCTGGCAGTCAGCTGACTATTTGTGCTGGCGGCCGTTATGATGGGCTGGTGGCTTACTTTGGTGGCCCTGAAACGCCAGGTGTTGGCTTTGGTATGGGCTTAGAACGCCTACTTCTCGTACTTGACAAGCAAGGAGTAGAGCTGCCGATTGAAACTGCTCTGGATGTTTATGTAGCCGTTCTAGGAGCTGGTGCCAATGGCAGAGCTTTGGAGTTAGTGCAGGCTCTCCGCGCACAGGGATTTGCGGTAGAAAGGGATTATCTAGACCGCAAGCTCAAGGCTCAGTTTAAGTCGGCTGACATCTTTAAAGCCAAAACTCTTATCACCTTGGGGGAAAGCGAAGTGGAGAGCGGTCAGGTGACTGTTAAGAACAATCATAATCGTGAGGAGATTACTGTTAGCCTAGACCAAATCCAAGAAAACTATCAGCTTATTTTTGAGAAATTGGGGTTTTAA